The following coding sequences are from one Methanosarcina sp. WWM596 window:
- a CDS encoding carboxymuconolactone decarboxylase family protein → MNERTEAMAGELPGVMKALMGLHSEVVKDGALSAKTKEIMMVGIAVALRCEYCLWKHVPEAVKMGATREEIMEAVSTAIVMAGGPAVAYGSVVVLKILDEMDV, encoded by the coding sequence ATGAATGAAAGGACGGAAGCAATGGCCGGGGAACTCCCGGGAGTTATGAAAGCTCTTATGGGGCTTCATTCCGAAGTTGTCAAGGACGGGGCTTTAAGCGCCAAAACAAAAGAAATAATGATGGTCGGGATTGCAGTTGCCCTGCGCTGTGAATACTGTCTCTGGAAGCACGTTCCTGAGGCTGTAAAAATGGGAGCGACTCGGGAAGAGATTATGGAAGCTGTAAGCACTGCAATAGTGATGGCCGGAGGACCTGCCGTAGCTTACGGGTCAGTAGTTGTTCTTAAAATTCTGGATGAAATGGATGTCTGA
- a CDS encoding methylamine methyltransferase corrinoid protein reductive activase codes for MRIGVAIDLGTSGFRAQKIDLDNGEIKKTVITLRNPLPGANVMDHLDFAIHYGLDKAHGLSATAVKNILTALGVKPEEMEKFSICGNPIQLSIFQGIPIEDLAYAGERKKQKYHIEEQNRDARVIPLPEIDGFEEFKNCKLFVPPAIKHEVGADALALIEKAGMLESDEIAIATDYGTNAEMALKSNGIIYTGSAAAGPALEGQEIEYGSIASPHTISDVEFEGENLRCYVLDRDMNTVQGDLVNPKTGEVVEKGEVTAKGITGTGVIALIETGIRNKLIVLPKIKTPESIIHLQDGIKFTEKDLVAAGRAIGALRAGHITLCVAAGIEMEDLKIAHMSGAAGTYMDAAKAHQVGMIPYNTNYVSQIGNTSLTVAREILLSEDRLWELQAIAKEILGTHVMFATSEAFKEAYLLELAYWNEGMAFKMLQKFLKKKKLPMIGEPSTILKIDRQVERDIPVLGEDGLEVLEKVGTYLTMVIEDCAGCKKCVKVCPTGALRMEDNGTVKIRTDLCDGANCQRCLHACPDDRFKWENLTVAGI; via the coding sequence ATGAGAATAGGAGTTGCAATTGACCTGGGAACCAGCGGCTTTAGGGCCCAGAAAATTGACCTGGACAACGGCGAGATTAAGAAAACCGTGATAACTCTCCGGAATCCCCTGCCGGGAGCAAACGTAATGGATCACCTTGACTTTGCAATCCATTATGGGCTTGACAAAGCCCACGGGCTCTCAGCCACAGCAGTAAAAAATATCCTTACGGCACTTGGAGTAAAACCCGAAGAGATGGAGAAGTTCTCAATCTGCGGAAACCCAATCCAGCTTTCTATATTCCAGGGAATTCCCATTGAAGACCTGGCATACGCAGGTGAACGTAAGAAACAGAAGTACCATATTGAAGAACAAAACAGAGACGCTCGGGTCATACCTCTGCCCGAAATCGATGGATTCGAAGAGTTTAAAAACTGTAAACTGTTTGTTCCCCCTGCCATAAAACACGAAGTTGGAGCCGATGCGCTTGCCCTTATAGAAAAGGCAGGCATGCTCGAGAGTGATGAGATTGCGATCGCTACGGACTACGGAACAAACGCCGAAATGGCCCTGAAATCAAACGGGATTATTTACACTGGATCGGCTGCTGCCGGACCGGCTCTAGAGGGTCAGGAAATCGAATACGGATCCATTGCATCCCCGCATACCATCAGCGATGTCGAATTTGAAGGGGAAAACCTGCGCTGTTACGTGCTCGACAGGGACATGAACACAGTCCAGGGAGATCTCGTAAACCCAAAGACAGGGGAAGTCGTGGAAAAAGGAGAGGTCACTGCAAAAGGCATTACAGGTACAGGAGTTATTGCCCTTATCGAAACCGGGATAAGGAACAAACTGATAGTTCTGCCAAAAATTAAGACTCCCGAGAGCATCATCCACCTCCAGGACGGGATCAAGTTTACAGAAAAAGACCTTGTAGCAGCCGGGAGAGCCATCGGAGCACTCCGTGCAGGCCACATTACCCTCTGTGTAGCTGCAGGCATAGAGATGGAAGACCTCAAGATAGCTCACATGTCAGGAGCTGCCGGGACTTACATGGATGCTGCAAAAGCCCACCAAGTAGGAATGATCCCTTATAACACTAATTATGTTTCCCAGATAGGAAACACCTCCCTGACCGTTGCCCGGGAAATTCTGCTTTCGGAAGACAGGCTCTGGGAACTTCAGGCAATTGCAAAGGAAATCCTGGGCACGCATGTGATGTTCGCAACTTCCGAAGCCTTTAAGGAAGCCTATTTGCTGGAACTTGCCTATTGGAATGAGGGCATGGCATTTAAGATGCTTCAGAAGTTCTTGAAAAAGAAAAAACTCCCTATGATCGGCGAGCCTTCGACTATCCTGAAAATCGACCGCCAGGTTGAAAGGGATATTCCTGTACTCGGAGAAGACGGGCTCGAAGTACTTGAAAAAGTCGGGACCTACCTTACCATGGTCATAGAAGACTGCGCAGGCTGCAAAAAATGTGTAAAGGTATGCCCCACCGGAGCTCTCAGGATGGAAGACAACGGGACTGTAAAAATAAGGACCGACCTCTGTGACGGGGCAAACTGCCAGCGCTGCCTGCATGCTTGCCCGGATGACAGGTTCAAATGGGAAAACCTGACTGTTGCAGGAATCTAA
- a CDS encoding GTP-binding protein: MDVIVVGGFLGSGKTTTIINMGRYLAEKGKKVAIIVNEIGEIGIDGDVIKRFGFDTKEITGGCICCSLKVGLRTTITLLAKEYKPDVLLIEPTGIAFPHIIRNEVELMNLGEEVKVAPLVTLIDGSRFKYLMKEVKEFAMRQIIDAEILGINKVDLIEPIRIPILEASVQQLNPKARVVLLSGKNTGEIFENFMQIVLPDIKGILEKAQATTTEEKSRPPEAKETEDSIEASGVGSYAAEFAIKDVESLSTETTRELTTELMNTIKEKVLELNPEFVGHIKLFLDNGLETVKQSVTIYYEDPQEEIIKSKEGAVPTLKILSAVSNVEKETLKDAVNNSVQETFEKREIDVHKAKHEHDHEHDQKHGHHEHGHGQKIVN; encoded by the coding sequence GTGGACGTCATTGTTGTTGGAGGTTTCCTGGGAAGCGGGAAAACAACCACCATTATCAATATGGGCAGATACCTGGCAGAAAAAGGAAAAAAAGTTGCCATCATTGTGAATGAGATCGGAGAAATAGGGATTGACGGGGACGTGATCAAGAGGTTCGGATTCGATACCAAAGAGATCACTGGAGGCTGCATCTGCTGCTCTCTGAAAGTTGGGCTGAGGACCACAATCACTCTCCTTGCAAAAGAATACAAACCCGATGTCCTGCTGATCGAACCCACAGGAATTGCTTTTCCACACATTATCAGAAACGAAGTAGAGCTTATGAATCTTGGAGAAGAGGTAAAAGTCGCTCCCCTTGTAACCCTGATTGACGGCAGTCGCTTCAAGTATCTAATGAAAGAGGTAAAAGAATTTGCCATGAGGCAGATTATAGATGCCGAGATTCTGGGAATAAACAAAGTGGATCTGATCGAACCCATCAGGATTCCCATTCTGGAAGCTTCAGTGCAGCAACTGAATCCAAAAGCCAGAGTGGTTCTGCTTTCGGGAAAGAATACCGGGGAAATATTTGAGAATTTCATGCAGATAGTTCTCCCTGATATCAAAGGAATTCTGGAAAAAGCTCAGGCAACCACCACAGAAGAAAAGTCCAGACCTCCCGAAGCTAAGGAAACCGAAGATTCCATCGAAGCCTCTGGAGTTGGCAGCTATGCTGCAGAGTTCGCAATTAAGGATGTAGAAAGCCTGAGCACGGAAACCACCAGGGAGCTTACTACTGAATTAATGAACACAATAAAAGAAAAGGTTCTCGAGCTAAACCCTGAATTTGTAGGGCATATCAAACTCTTCCTAGACAACGGACTGGAAACCGTAAAGCAGAGCGTTACTATCTATTATGAAGATCCCCAGGAAGAGATCATAAAATCAAAAGAAGGAGCTGTTCCGACATTAAAGATCCTCTCCGCAGTCTCAAATGTTGAGAAGGAAACTCTAAAAGATGCTGTGAACAACTCGGTACAGGAAACCTTTGAGAAAAGGGAAATAGACGTGCATAAAGCCAAACACGAACATGATCATGAACACGACCAGAAGCATGGACATCACGAACATGGACATGGACAAAAAATCGTGAATTGA
- a CDS encoding pyrimidine dimer DNA glycosylase/endonuclease V: MRIWDIPPEKMCRQHLLGEHRELHALWSIITNNKKAYAHHPETLRWKGKLKALYLRHEALVEEMSKRGYKHHTPLDPALATGVAVQNEFVTTYEEQVRILKERGCDCRV, from the coding sequence ATGAGAATCTGGGACATCCCTCCTGAAAAAATGTGCAGGCAGCACCTTCTCGGGGAACACCGTGAATTGCATGCCCTGTGGTCCATAATTACCAATAACAAAAAAGCTTATGCACACCATCCTGAGACCCTGCGCTGGAAGGGGAAATTGAAGGCCCTCTACCTGAGACATGAAGCCCTTGTAGAAGAGATGTCAAAAAGAGGGTATAAACACCACACTCCCCTGGACCCTGCCCTTGCAACAGGGGTAGCTGTACAGAATGAATTTGTGACTACCTATGAGGAACAGGTCCGGATCTTAAAAGAAAGAGGGTGCGATTGCAGGGTCTGA
- a CDS encoding winged helix-turn-helix domain-containing protein, translating to MSTLIDLIFFSEKRKNLLVQLASGPMHIDEIKDTLNVKACAVMPQIKKLKDMDLIVQKGSAYELSDIGEVIVEKMLPLNTLLDVFDGNKDYWSKHDRSPIPKHLIQKIDMLGKCTLEEPDLDHLFEFPKHLEDRLYSSKTLKSFYSYFCPDCPAIQAKCAEDGAEVHLILEEKIYNRLKNDFEDEYNTCLKNKVSLYIYTGKLRISSFMVTDSFLMLKLFGKDGEFDHRKIMSFTPSALEWGNELAQYYIDHSEKII from the coding sequence ATGAGTACTCTTATAGATTTGATCTTCTTCTCTGAAAAAAGAAAAAATCTCCTTGTCCAGTTAGCTAGTGGGCCAATGCATATTGATGAGATCAAGGACACCCTTAATGTAAAGGCATGTGCGGTAATGCCGCAGATAAAAAAATTGAAAGACATGGACCTCATCGTGCAGAAGGGAAGTGCCTATGAACTCTCTGATATCGGAGAAGTTATAGTTGAAAAGATGCTTCCCCTTAATACGCTTCTCGATGTTTTTGACGGAAACAAGGATTACTGGTCTAAACATGACAGGTCTCCAATTCCCAAGCATCTGATTCAGAAGATAGACATGCTGGGAAAATGTACTCTGGAGGAGCCTGATCTGGACCATCTCTTTGAATTTCCAAAACACCTTGAAGACAGACTTTACAGCTCAAAAACCCTCAAGTCATTCTACTCTTATTTCTGTCCTGACTGCCCTGCAATACAGGCAAAATGTGCAGAGGATGGGGCCGAAGTGCACCTTATTCTCGAAGAAAAAATCTATAATAGGTTGAAAAATGATTTTGAGGATGAATATAATACCTGCTTGAAAAATAAGGTCTCACTTTACATCTATACTGGAAAATTAAGGATATCTTCTTTTATGGTTACAGATTCTTTTCTGATGCTGAAGCTCTTTGGAAAAGATGGAGAATTCGACCATAGGAAGATCATGAGTTTTACCCCCAGTGCTCTGGAATGGGGGAATGAACTTGCCCAGTATTATATAGACCACTCAGAGAAAATCATTTAA
- a CDS encoding cation-transporting P-type ATPase, translating to MEKDSAENRNKLCFPQGDEHLISLPEFLQRLEVTENGLSEQEATQRLQKCGPNVLEAAGKESILKRYVRQFRNFFSILLTVGAILSFLGEYLDPGQGNLYIGIALVGVVVLNGTFTFVQEYQAAKTMESFRQLLPPHAKVFRDGKVKDVLASELVVGDLILLEEGDKVPADGRLIETNSLKVDNSSLTGEAEPQLRSIECTHENILECRNMVFSGTLVQSGNGKAIIFGTGQDTQIGSLAVLTEQTISVDTPIRKELNHFIKVISAIAIFLGITFFLLAFFLQDIFLASLIFAIGIIVANVPEGLLPTVTLALSLASRRMASRNALIKQLESVETLGSTTVICTDKTGTLTQNRMAVNSLIAGFETLEPEKPSIPQEGVAGQNTEESTKKSLAQNGTDSGAKEVSVTGNPGWDPKKIPPVFIRAAGLCNNAKLYESAPGYTGDPTEGALLVFANGFVDVKDLQREYPRQEEFPFDSLTRRMEVVCRTPEGKLEVYLKGAPEVVVQMCGSVLESGEARKLDEAGQKELLDRHLRLAEKGERVIALAFRQAEEEKEYTGDFIFLGFIGIVDPPRPEAREAIAKCHAAGIKVVMITGDHPVTAESIARDVGLAGSEKPEIITGDELKSLSRTELASRLKNPSIVFARTSPVQKLKIVQLFQAEGEIVTMTGDGVNDAPAIKNADMGVAMGSGTDVAREAADMVLLDDNFATIVNAVEEGRTVFDNIKKFIAYILTSNIPEILPFIAFVLFSIPLPMTVQLILAIDLGTDILPAIALGVEKGEGDIMKRSPRPRDEKLLTSQVLLTSYGVKGPIEAAAGFFCYFAVLFEGGWIFGEQLANTNPLYMQAITAFFSAVIICQIANVFASRTRFQSVFSMGLFSNRPVLLGIASEFLILALIIWHPFANLIFNTTPIDLRYMLLAVPFAVFLLGIDELRKYLLRKNVNWAVRFFKW from the coding sequence ATGGAAAAGGACTCGGCTGAAAACAGAAACAAACTATGCTTCCCACAGGGGGATGAACATCTAATTTCTCTTCCAGAGTTTCTACAGAGGCTAGAAGTCACAGAAAACGGGCTCAGTGAGCAGGAAGCTACCCAGAGGCTCCAGAAATGCGGACCAAATGTCCTCGAAGCAGCCGGAAAGGAAAGCATACTTAAGAGATATGTCCGGCAGTTTCGTAACTTTTTTTCTATCCTGTTGACTGTAGGGGCTATTCTATCTTTTCTTGGCGAATACCTTGATCCCGGGCAGGGAAACTTATATATAGGAATTGCTCTCGTCGGGGTCGTTGTCCTTAACGGAACTTTCACGTTTGTGCAGGAGTACCAGGCTGCAAAGACAATGGAAAGCTTCCGGCAGCTTCTGCCACCTCATGCAAAAGTCTTCAGGGACGGAAAGGTAAAGGATGTTCTGGCTTCAGAGCTTGTTGTGGGGGATCTCATCCTTCTTGAAGAAGGAGATAAGGTTCCTGCAGACGGGCGTTTGATTGAGACCAATTCTCTGAAAGTCGATAATTCCTCCCTGACCGGAGAAGCGGAGCCGCAGCTGCGCTCTATCGAGTGTACACATGAGAATATACTGGAATGCCGGAATATGGTCTTTTCCGGAACTCTTGTACAGAGCGGGAACGGTAAAGCCATTATTTTCGGTACCGGGCAGGATACCCAGATCGGAAGCCTGGCAGTGCTTACGGAGCAGACCATCTCTGTGGACACTCCTATCCGAAAAGAACTCAACCATTTCATAAAGGTTATTTCAGCAATTGCGATTTTTCTTGGAATTACCTTTTTCCTGCTTGCATTTTTTCTCCAGGATATCTTTCTTGCAAGCCTTATCTTTGCCATAGGAATCATTGTTGCCAATGTTCCTGAAGGGCTTTTGCCCACCGTTACGCTTGCTCTCAGCCTTGCTTCTCGGAGAATGGCTTCTCGAAATGCCCTTATAAAGCAGCTTGAGTCTGTAGAAACCCTGGGCTCGACTACCGTGATTTGTACGGATAAAACCGGGACCCTGACTCAGAACAGGATGGCAGTAAATTCGCTTATCGCAGGGTTTGAAACTCTGGAGCCGGAAAAACCTTCCATTCCTCAAGAAGGCGTTGCAGGGCAGAATACAGAAGAAAGTACAAAAAAAAGTCTTGCGCAGAACGGTACTGACTCAGGCGCAAAAGAAGTTTCTGTTACAGGAAATCCCGGATGGGATCCGAAAAAGATCCCTCCGGTTTTCATAAGGGCGGCAGGGCTCTGCAATAACGCAAAACTTTATGAATCGGCCCCTGGATATACCGGCGACCCGACAGAAGGTGCGCTTCTTGTTTTTGCGAATGGTTTCGTAGATGTAAAAGACCTCCAGCGAGAGTATCCGAGACAGGAAGAGTTTCCTTTCGATTCCCTTACCCGACGCATGGAAGTTGTCTGCCGAACTCCCGAAGGAAAACTTGAGGTATACCTCAAGGGCGCTCCGGAAGTGGTTGTGCAGATGTGCGGGTCGGTTCTGGAGTCCGGAGAGGCCAGAAAACTGGATGAAGCCGGGCAAAAAGAGCTTCTAGATAGGCATCTAAGGCTGGCAGAAAAGGGAGAAAGGGTAATTGCCCTTGCGTTCAGGCAGGCAGAAGAGGAGAAAGAGTACACCGGAGATTTTATTTTCCTGGGTTTCATCGGGATTGTAGACCCTCCACGCCCTGAAGCGAGAGAAGCTATTGCAAAATGTCATGCAGCAGGAATCAAGGTTGTTATGATCACAGGTGATCACCCGGTTACCGCAGAGTCCATTGCCAGAGATGTAGGACTTGCAGGTTCCGAAAAACCTGAGATTATTACCGGAGATGAGCTTAAATCCCTCTCCCGCACAGAGCTTGCTTCACGGCTCAAAAACCCGAGCATTGTTTTTGCCCGAACCTCTCCTGTACAGAAATTAAAAATTGTACAGCTCTTCCAGGCAGAAGGAGAGATCGTTACCATGACCGGAGATGGGGTTAATGATGCTCCCGCGATCAAGAATGCCGATATGGGGGTCGCTATGGGCAGCGGCACGGATGTGGCTCGTGAGGCTGCAGACATGGTGCTTCTGGACGACAATTTTGCCACGATAGTAAATGCTGTGGAAGAAGGCAGAACCGTCTTTGATAATATAAAAAAGTTTATTGCTTACATCCTCACAAGCAACATCCCCGAGATCCTCCCATTTATAGCTTTTGTTCTTTTTTCCATTCCCCTTCCCATGACTGTCCAACTTATCCTGGCAATTGATCTCGGAACTGATATCCTTCCTGCCATTGCTCTGGGGGTGGAAAAAGGAGAGGGAGATATTATGAAGAGATCTCCCAGACCAAGGGATGAAAAGTTATTAACCTCTCAGGTGCTTTTGACATCTTACGGAGTAAAAGGACCTATAGAGGCTGCTGCAGGCTTCTTCTGTTATTTTGCCGTACTTTTTGAAGGGGGCTGGATTTTCGGGGAGCAGCTTGCAAACACTAATCCCCTTTATATGCAGGCAATAACCGCTTTCTTCTCAGCTGTGATTATCTGCCAGATCGCTAATGTGTTTGCTTCAAGAACTCGGTTTCAGTCTGTCTTCTCAATGGGATTGTTCAGCAACCGCCCGGTTCTCCTGGGAATTGCAAGCGAATTTCTGATTCTTGCTCTCATTATCTGGCATCCATTTGCTAACCTTATTTTCAATACCACTCCCATTGACCTCAGGTATATGCTACTTGCCGTTCCTTTTGCGGTTTTCCTCCTTGGGATCGATGAACTGAGGAAATATCTCCTGAGAAAAAACGTGAACTGGGCAGTTAGATTCTTTAAATGGTGA
- a CDS encoding LIM domain-containing protein: protein MTEEITSPAKCEACGCKLEKEDIYEENGKVLCEDCYIESHHKIQACDPWAVRSKKIFREEAGLEGTDGLTDLQKAIYEFIVSRGGAKKEEIAEKFGISSRETENQFALLRHCELVKGQKRADGVYLVPFGDK from the coding sequence ATGACAGAAGAAATAACCAGCCCTGCCAAATGTGAGGCATGTGGGTGTAAATTGGAAAAAGAAGACATTTACGAAGAAAATGGCAAGGTTCTATGTGAGGACTGTTATATAGAGAGCCACCATAAAATCCAGGCATGTGACCCCTGGGCAGTGCGCTCCAAAAAAATCTTCAGGGAAGAAGCCGGGCTTGAAGGAACTGACGGTCTTACAGACCTGCAAAAAGCCATCTATGAATTCATTGTTTCCCGGGGCGGGGCAAAAAAGGAAGAAATTGCAGAAAAATTTGGGATATCCTCACGGGAAACCGAAAACCAGTTTGCACTCCTCAGGCACTGTGAGCTGGTAAAGGGACAAAAAAGGGCAGATGGCGTATACCTTGTGCCTTTTGGGGACAAATAA
- a CDS encoding uroporphyrinogen decarboxylase family protein: MAKEDILNALMDAVVEGDDEIAEEFAQKALDEDLDAYEAIVDGLAKGMKIISDMYEKGEAFVPSLLLAADAMYAGMDILTPYIKLDGTSVPRNVIIGTVEGDVHDIGKNLVKTMMTAAGYNMIDLGCDVPLDKFVETAKEKKATAISMSTLMTTTMGGMETVIEQLQEEGIRDSMIVMVGGAPISKDFADSIGADGTAGDASIAVETLTSLVSELPADLWSDSSIAASKMKYKESLAQKGGKEKIDVGLITAEKIKAEFDSVVPKFKETMTKAERFGSAFQDKKVDRLPVAPLACGVSRKFVPCAYKDYSTSAEKYADCVEAGIKYFNMDTFVGLTDLCVDAADFGTTVRYPEEDTPAAIGHIEDYEKMEVPDLKEGTRAYNLIQGNKLATEKAHALNAPMTALIEGPMVALTQIMGATRVLSDLRTNPDVVLKALDKTTTYVEEIMKGMFEEAQPDNLCMVNLWTNNVILSADEYMKSEGQIMQNRIAPLYKQYNKPVVIHNCADAPHWDLISKWNTEYYSYTYYPDEANKGSKDHKYLINTHGKETMFGGEVSPILFLDNSPEGISKMKADTMALQESVLNTLKENGMQSKYMISTGCEVPPGAPCDTITAQTYTVAEKGPELYKKIIG, translated from the coding sequence ATGGCAAAAGAAGACATTCTGAACGCTTTAATGGATGCTGTGGTTGAAGGCGACGACGAAATTGCAGAAGAATTTGCGCAAAAAGCCCTTGATGAAGACCTCGACGCATACGAAGCAATCGTTGACGGCCTTGCAAAAGGAATGAAGATTATCAGTGATATGTACGAAAAGGGAGAAGCCTTTGTCCCCAGCCTTCTGCTTGCAGCAGATGCAATGTATGCCGGAATGGACATCCTTACCCCTTACATTAAACTAGACGGAACCTCAGTTCCCAGAAATGTCATCATTGGTACCGTTGAAGGAGATGTACACGATATTGGCAAGAACCTTGTCAAAACCATGATGACTGCAGCCGGTTATAACATGATCGACCTTGGCTGTGATGTGCCTCTTGATAAATTCGTAGAAACCGCAAAGGAGAAGAAGGCAACTGCAATCTCAATGAGCACTCTGATGACCACCACCATGGGCGGTATGGAAACCGTTATTGAACAGCTTCAGGAAGAAGGCATCAGAGACTCCATGATTGTTATGGTCGGTGGAGCGCCTATTTCCAAAGACTTTGCAGACAGTATTGGTGCAGATGGCACAGCCGGTGATGCAAGCATAGCAGTCGAGACTCTTACTTCCCTTGTGAGTGAGCTTCCTGCCGATTTATGGAGCGATTCCTCTATTGCAGCAAGCAAGATGAAGTACAAAGAATCCCTTGCACAGAAAGGCGGAAAGGAAAAGATCGATGTCGGCCTCATAACCGCTGAGAAAATCAAAGCCGAATTCGACTCCGTGGTCCCGAAGTTCAAGGAAACCATGACCAAAGCAGAGAGGTTTGGCTCTGCCTTCCAGGACAAGAAAGTCGACCGGCTCCCTGTAGCACCTCTCGCCTGCGGTGTTTCCAGAAAGTTCGTGCCCTGCGCTTACAAAGACTACTCGACAAGTGCAGAGAAGTATGCAGACTGCGTCGAAGCAGGAATCAAGTACTTCAATATGGACACCTTCGTCGGCCTGACCGACCTTTGTGTTGATGCAGCAGATTTCGGTACAACTGTAAGATATCCTGAAGAAGACACCCCCGCAGCAATCGGCCACATAGAAGACTACGAAAAAATGGAAGTTCCCGACCTTAAGGAAGGTACACGTGCCTACAACCTTATCCAGGGCAACAAGCTTGCTACAGAGAAGGCACACGCCCTCAATGCACCCATGACCGCTCTGATCGAAGGTCCAATGGTAGCCCTGACCCAGATTATGGGAGCAACCCGTGTCCTTTCCGACCTCAGGACCAACCCTGATGTCGTCCTCAAAGCCCTTGACAAGACCACAACCTATGTAGAAGAAATAATGAAGGGCATGTTCGAAGAAGCCCAGCCCGATAACCTCTGTATGGTGAACCTCTGGACCAACAATGTAATCCTCAGCGCTGACGAATACATGAAATCCGAAGGTCAGATCATGCAAAACAGGATTGCTCCACTTTACAAGCAGTACAACAAGCCAGTCGTTATCCACAACTGTGCAGACGCCCCGCACTGGGACCTCATCAGCAAGTGGAACACGGAGTACTACAGCTACACCTACTATCCTGACGAGGCCAATAAGGGATCCAAGGACCACAAGTACCTTATCAACACCCACGGAAAAGAAACCATGTTCGGTGGAGAGGTCAGCCCAATATTGTTCCTTGACAACAGCCCTGAAGGTATCAGTAAGATGAAGGCAGATACCATGGCTCTCCAGGAAAGCGTCCTGAACACTCTCAAAGAGAACGGTATGCAGTCCAAGTACATGATTTCAACTGGTTGTGAAGTGCCACCAGGCGCACCCTGTGACACCATCACTGCCCAGACATATACCGTGGCAGAGAAGGGACCCGAACTCTACAAGAAAATCATCGGCTAA
- the mtaA gene encoding methylcobamide:CoM methyltransferase MtaA encodes MSEFTLKTRLLAALEGKPVDKTPVCSVTQTGIVELMDEVGAPWPESHSNPELMAKLSLANYELSGLEAVRVPYCLTVLVEAMGCEINMGTKNRQPSVTGHPYPKSLEGAAVPADLLQKGRIPTVLEAIKIIREKVGPDVPIIGGMEGPITVASDLSSVKSFMKWSIKKPELFEQVLDLATEASIIYANAMVEAGADIIAIADPVASPDLMSPDSFKQYLQPRLQKFSAGVNSVTVLHVCGNVNSILDYMADCGFEGLSVEEKIGSVKKAKEVIGTRVRLIGNISSPFTLLPGPVDKIKTESKQALADGIDVLAPGCGIAPMTPLENIKAMVAARNEYYA; translated from the coding sequence ATGAGCGAATTCACACTTAAAACAAGACTGTTAGCTGCCCTTGAAGGCAAGCCCGTTGACAAAACACCTGTTTGTTCCGTGACCCAGACCGGAATTGTAGAACTCATGGACGAAGTCGGAGCCCCCTGGCCTGAATCTCACAGCAACCCTGAACTTATGGCAAAACTGTCACTCGCCAACTACGAGCTCAGCGGACTTGAAGCTGTAAGGGTTCCTTACTGCCTTACCGTCCTTGTCGAAGCCATGGGCTGTGAGATCAACATGGGTACCAAGAACAGGCAGCCCTCTGTTACCGGTCACCCCTACCCCAAGAGCCTTGAAGGCGCAGCAGTCCCTGCAGACCTTCTGCAGAAAGGTAGAATTCCAACCGTGCTTGAAGCAATCAAGATCATCAGGGAAAAGGTCGGCCCGGATGTCCCAATCATCGGCGGTATGGAAGGCCCTATCACTGTAGCCTCTGACCTTTCAAGTGTAAAATCCTTCATGAAATGGTCCATTAAAAAACCTGAACTCTTTGAACAGGTTCTGGACCTTGCAACCGAAGCTTCAATTATCTATGCAAACGCAATGGTCGAAGCAGGTGCAGACATTATTGCCATTGCAGACCCTGTCGCTTCCCCTGACCTCATGAGCCCTGACTCCTTCAAGCAGTATCTCCAGCCAAGGCTGCAGAAGTTCTCTGCCGGTGTGAACTCGGTTACAGTCCTCCACGTCTGTGGAAACGTTAACTCTATTCTCGACTATATGGCAGACTGCGGCTTTGAAGGCCTCAGCGTTGAAGAAAAGATTGGCAGTGTAAAGAAAGCAAAGGAAGTCATCGGAACCAGAGTAAGGTTAATAGGAAACATCTCCAGTCCATTCACCTTGCTGCCCGGCCCTGTTGACAAGATCAAAACCGAATCCAAGCAGGCTCTTGCGGATGGCATTGATGTGCTCGCACCGGGCTGTGGAATTGCACCCATGACCCCACTCGAGAACATAAAAGCCATGGTTGCAGCAAGAAACGAATACTACGCCTGA
- a CDS encoding ATP-binding protein: MKFTPEGGKVPVHSNKSGNRALFSVTDTGIGIFSEGQKKLFQSFKYFPAERPF; the protein is encoded by the coding sequence ATCAAGTTTACCCCGGAAGGGGGCAAGGTACCTGTCCACTCTAATAAAAGCGGAAACAGGGCTCTTTTTTCAGTAACAGATACGGGAATCGGTATTTTTTCTGAAGGCCAGAAAAAACTTTTTCAGTCCTTTAAATATTTTCCTGCCGAAAGACCTTTCTGA